A window of Poecilia reticulata strain Guanapo linkage group LG7, Guppy_female_1.0+MT, whole genome shotgun sequence genomic DNA:
CGGCCAGGGACGGCTACTCCCGCTGCGTCCAGGAGGCCGTCGGCTTCCTGTCCCGCTGCGAGGTCCAGACTCAGGCCCACCGGCTGCTCCTCGGCCACTTCCAGGGCCTGCAGGCGTCCGGCAGGAACGGCCTCGGCCCCGGCAGCCCCTCTCCGCCTGGCTCTCCCCTCCATCGGGTCAGCTCCAGTAAGGGCCTGGGCCCGACCGGCGGCTCTCTGTGGAGACCCTGGTGAAACCTCccaacagagagagagagagagaaagaaagatctCTACGTCTGTGAACGTCATGGACAGAAAAGTAAAAGACTCCCCTGGAGTCTAACCTCCATCCACCTTTGGCACAAGTTTAACTCTGTGTAGTGAAACTGTGCTGGTGGAAGGACCGAAAACAGTCGGGTTGTACTGAATATCCACACCATGTGTGTTCATCCCTTCAAAAGACTTGTGATTGGTCGTTTCTCTGTTCCCGAGTGGAACGTTGACGGAAAGCCACCGCTGTGCCGTTTGAAccatgttggttttattttctttaagtgTCTCAGACATTTGTCGGAACAATCTGTGTATTGATACCGAGTACCAGCGATTTCATCATTTTGCAGTTGATGAAGTTTTATCGAGCTGTAAAATGATCCAGTGGATCCATGTTTACTGTAATCCTGTTGGGATTctaacatgtttatttgtaaccaatgtttggtttttatttgaatgaagTTCTGTTTCCTGTCTGTTTATGACGCCCATAATGGATGTTTCACATCTTCTACTTAGTGCCTTTTATAAAGGTATTTTATGCTCGCTTCAGGCTTTACTGAAACAATCTCTCGTGTTGCTTCTGTGAGAagtttgcatttgaaaatgtgaaataaatcaacttctGATGaagttttaaacacagaaaccaTCGGTGTTTGTCTTAATTTTAATCGTTATTTTACGAAGCGTGTTTCAACTTATTCCAGGTATCAAATCCCCTTAGGCTGTCTTGACTTGGATCTGTTTCATCTCTCAAACTTTCACCTGAAAGACAATCAGCAGGTCGAATTGCAGTCGATAACAGAACAGAGGGTTTTAAAAGGAGCGCCCTGCAATTTGAGATTTAAATCAAATGGTTATTAACTTATGAGATACTTCAATAGAAGACGTAATGAGAACAGTCTGATGGTCAGATTTGTTCTTCCTCTGTGTCAgctctttgcttttattttctttcagtacGTTGAAGGTCTTTAAGTGCCACAATTCAAAAGAAGAcggtatatatataaaaaaaacaattcaaatgtcAGATATTatttgtcaattaaaaaaagattaacaagGAATACTAGagttttttttgctgcctcACGACAATTAACCTAAGGTACATGTTGTTAGCATGTTTGGGATCAACAATGCTACCGGAGCCGTCCACCATGCAGATCCTCACGGTGCCTCTGGCTTGGTGGGGTTGAAGTTTCGCTCTCCAACATGTCATTCATGTTGCCAGCTTCAAAAGTGTCTCTTCTTACTTTGTGTTCTGGTCAAGGATGTGTGGAAACAATTCAGGGATGCTTTTGTTTCCCCACAAAACCTCTAAAAATTCTCAAAAAGTCCCTAAACCTCAAAGAaggcacttttaaaaaatctattttaacaaGTTGGAAATGATCATTGTAATAACTGTCAGGCATCGGAAGTCAGATCAGTCAAGGAAATCAGTCAAATATGTGAcgtttaaaagtggaaaaaccaCCATTACGaataattaaagctgcagcttaaCTCTTAAAGTAGACAAACTGTTTGGCCTTTTCAGCTGGAAAATAGGAGGCTGAGAGAAACCGTAGCTAGAATGCTGCAATGTCTGTGAATCAAGAAGAAAATATGaccttattatttatttactttggcgCATCTGGCACTCAGTTTTGCTCATCTACTGACTGTAAATTTAAGCCTGGCTCACACTTCCTCCTCTAAGCTACATCCTTTATCtggacagaaataaacaacCAAAGACTTTTGATCTAAATGACTTTaaaacacccacacacccataagtcgagaaaaaaaaacatcccagcaCTGCATTTCTGTATTGTCCCATCTATAGTATTTCTCACAGGGATTGCTAACACCCTGTTTAGTCCGTCCTTGTTTTCCAACAGGTGTTTTTAGAAATGGGCCTGGGACGCCCCTGCGGGTCACACGCTCCACTTTCCTCTGTTCCTCCGGTCGCGGTGTGACGCCCGAAGCTTGAATTATGTCTCAAGTGCTCCTAAAGTCTTTCACaactttttccccccttttttctcAGTGTGCAGAAGTTGTGGAGAGTGTGGCATGCCTGCCTGAGACTTTCTCAGGGTCTAGTATGCCAGGCCAGATGGCCTGGCTGAAGCCAACCCCCCCGCCCTCCCCTTCTTCCCCTTCAACAGGAGATCAAACACCGTAGCTAATGTGATGTGTAACAAGACACACTTCTATTGTCCCCCGTCTCAGGGCCAGTGAATAGGCACAGAGTGTGGGAAACGGGAGATACCACACTCACAGAGAGATGGCTGATGGGTAGCAGCCCCGCGCCGCCGCAGGTCTCGGTGATGGACGGGATTTTATGGCAGGAATTCGGAGTTCTCGGGCCGCCGGTGGGAGGGGAGCCCATCTTCCCACACACTTGCAGACAAAGAGCTCCAGCGACACTGAACCTTTTGGGGGAAGGTCTGCTTTTGCGCAGACACGTCAGGTGTGACGGGAACAGACAGTAGCCTCgtttttttatgtgatgaatATAAAGCAAACGTGAAGGGAGGAGAAATGGTAGCTTGGGAGTTTCATGCTGGTGCTTTCATTGAAGTTTTAAGCACCAACAATTCTTCACATCACTAAATCTTGATGAGATTTTCAAACTAATCTGGAGCACTTTAGATTCAGACTCCATGTGTGAATCACTTAAACTCAGTTTAACTACGGCGAACATCCCACACAGATCACAGCTCAAGGAAACGGTTGtaaagaagtttaaagcagcgttataaaacaataacccGACGTTTGAAGGCCTGACCTCGCTGTTCAGTCCGTCACCTGAAAAAGGaaggagcactgaaaaactgaaaacatggcGGCCCATTAAAACTGATGCACTTTGACTTGTTGCTCCATCATCAGTGGGGGGAAATTAGGATGTACCAGCTGGACGGATGGAAGCGGGCAAATTCACACaaggtcaaaaagaaaaagacacttattaaaaataacctaCTTTGATTCAAAGAAATGCGTGGTTTAGAGACGGCAGAAAAGGCCACGATTACCATGGAGGAAtcgcagagatccacagctcaggtgtgGGAGAATCTGTTAGTGATGTCCTCAGTGAGCTGCCTTTTATGGAAGAGTGATGAGATGACGGAGAGCTTTAAGAAATCCTGCTTTCTGTAcaggacacaaaaaaaaaaaaaatgaagagaagcAGTTGCACTGGTGAGATGATaccaaatgtaattttcaaCAAGAAGAAACACAGAGGAACAAGTGGTGGCAGCAGTATGCTGTGAGGGTGTCTTTCTTTAGCGGGCACAGGGAAACCTGATAGAGGTCGCAAATAATTGACACTGGAGCAAAAAGGTgcagcttccagcaggacaacaatagatcttagaatggcctagtcaaagcaaAGAAGAAAGCACACCTCTTCTCCGCATTATCTTATAATTTGTAAGTGGCTTGAACAACTTTAGAGTTTTACGTGAAAATGACAAAGTTAATTCTACTTTATAGATGTACATAACATGGATCTATCACAGTagatcccaataaaatacattgaagtttctgATTGTAATGTCATAAAAGTATAAACGGGACATGAATAAGGTACAGTATTTGACTCATACTACACTGGCAGATTATGCCTAATAATGTCATGATTATGGTTCTACTAGTATacctttataaatatttaaatatgcaataGCTATAGTTGGTGACTGAAAACACTCTTCACCAGAAGCCAGTGGACTTAATTGTCCCCAGATGGACTCAGACAGAGGGTTCCTGTTTGTCCCACGACGGAGGATCAATTAACATTCCCAGAGgatcctggaggagctgcacacaTTCACCCTGATGTTGGGAGGACGACTGCTCCACACAAGGCCAGCCACACATCTGGGGCCATTCAGTGATACGGGCCCTCTGGGGGACACGTCTTGCCAACTGAGGACACTATAATTTGACACCGGGTCTGCAGAAGACCCACGGGAAAAACAAGAGGCCTGGCAAACAGCAGATTTCCTCTGTGACCTGCGGCACAACAACTAACTGAAGACTGGAGAGTTTTGGGGTAAAGAGACACACATGATCCACACCCAACAGTTCAGACTCTAAAGGAAATATTCAAAGAATGTGTTGCGATGATGATCTCTTTTAatgctttccaaaaaaaaaaaaaaaaaaatctccatctAACATGATAAATTCTCAGATGACCCCTTGATACACTTTTAATTACCTGTTGCTTATCTTGGGAACCACACCAGGCACAGatatgctctctctctctctctctctgatttaTTGACGCGTCCTCCATTGTGGCGCTGGGAGTCCCACTGGTCAGAGTGTGGGAACCCCAGCCCGGCCTGAACCGCGCGGCTTTGTTATGCTAATGAGGCAGCATAAAACCGGGAGCAAGCTCCTCCAGAGAAATCAGAGCCAAGCGTGTTGCCCTGCGAGAAGCACCCCCAGCTCACCTGCAGACATGTCCCCCTGCCCCAACAGCTACTCCTCCATCCACCACCTCAGGATGTCCGAGAGAGACAACATAAAAGTAAGTAGAAAAcggtttgtgtttgtgattcTGAAAGCGGAAGCCTCCGCCTTGAAGCAGGCTTCTCACCCGTCTGCCCGTTCCTTCGCAGCTAAGGAAACCCATAGTGGAGAAAATGCGCAGGGACCGCATCAACACCTGCATCGAGCAGCTCAAGGTCATCCTGGAGAAGGAGTTCCACAAGCAGGAGCCCAACTCCAAGCTGGAGAAGGCCGACATCCTGGAGATGACGGTGAGCTTCctgaggcagcagctgcagtcggGTCTCTGTCAGAGTTACTCCCGCTGCCTGAGGGACTCGGTTCACTTCCTGTCCGTCGGCTCGGCCACGGAGGCCTCGGCCGGACCTCAGCAGGTCCCGCGGCAGCCAGAGCAGACGCTCCGTCAGACACGGAGAGCCAGCAGCTGCTCCCCGCTCAGACCAGACACGCAGCCGGACAGCAGCAGCCCGGTGTGGAGGCCGTGGTAGAGAGACTCTCTTGAGACCTGAGGGGAGCCGTCCGCTCCCTCACTATGTAGGAAATGTATTTCCATCCTGCTCTTTCAGCGTGGGTTCATTTATTGTCTCATCACATTGATGGACAAGTAAACGCAATGTGCTTTCTCTCTTGTTACCTGATTTGTCTTTCTTCGTGTTAAAAACCGAGGattcattctgtttttgttgtgatgtgattgtttttctttttactccgGTGGAGTTTATCTTGGGTCTGCTTTATGTAACAGTATATGTGTTTCTGCCTCACTGTGTGTTACTGACAGCCTTTTTTTGAGAatatttctcttctgttttaaaCTTTCTATGCCAAATTATTGAGTTATTAGCCCACAAGTGGATGTATGTACTGATATTGTCTGGTTGGATGTTgatgttaatattttctttcaaggTTTTGAcctttttggtgtt
This region includes:
- the her12 gene encoding hairy-related 12, with amino-acid sequence MLMRQHKTGSKLLQRNQSQACCPARSTPSSPADMSPCPNSYSSIHHLRMSERDNIKLRKPIVEKMRRDRINTCIEQLKVILEKEFHKQEPNSKLEKADILEMTVSFLRQQLQSGLCQSYSRCLRDSVHFLSVGSATEASAGPQQVPRQPEQTLRQTRRASSCSPLRPDTQPDSSSPVWRPW